One segment of Cellulomonas fulva DNA contains the following:
- the argC gene encoding N-acetyl-gamma-glutamyl-phosphate reductase yields MSFTVAVAGASGYAGGETLRLLLQHPEARIETVTAHSTAGSVLGEHQPHLRGLADRVLAPTTVDELAGHDVVVLALPHGASGAVAAELAARDPRTVVVDLGADHRLVDAGDWQTYYGSEHAGTWPYGLPELLHAGEPAAVAQRQALAGATRIAVPGCNVTAVTLGLQPGVAAGVLEPTDLVAVLANGYSGAGKSLKPHLLASEGLGSAQPYAVGGTHRHIPEIAQNLRAAGAPEVTISFTPTLVPMARGILATATARLAPGTDPSAVRAAWESAYADEPFVHLLPPGQWPTTAATLGANTALVQVAVDARAGRVVTVTAIDNLVKGTAGGALQSLNLALGLPETLGLPVDGVAP; encoded by the coding sequence ATGTCGTTCACCGTGGCCGTCGCCGGCGCCAGCGGGTACGCGGGCGGGGAGACCCTCCGCCTGCTCCTGCAGCACCCCGAGGCCCGCATCGAGACCGTCACGGCCCACTCCACCGCGGGGTCGGTGCTCGGCGAGCACCAGCCGCACCTGCGCGGGCTCGCGGACCGGGTGCTGGCACCGACGACCGTGGACGAGCTCGCCGGCCACGACGTCGTCGTCCTCGCGCTGCCGCACGGGGCGAGCGGCGCGGTCGCCGCGGAGCTCGCTGCCCGCGACCCGCGGACCGTGGTGGTCGACCTGGGCGCCGACCACCGGCTCGTCGACGCGGGGGACTGGCAGACCTACTACGGCAGCGAGCACGCCGGGACGTGGCCCTACGGCCTGCCCGAGCTGCTGCACGCGGGGGAGCCCGCCGCCGTCGCGCAGCGCCAGGCGCTCGCCGGTGCGACCCGGATCGCCGTGCCCGGCTGCAACGTCACCGCGGTCACGCTCGGCCTGCAGCCCGGCGTCGCCGCGGGCGTCCTCGAGCCCACCGACCTCGTCGCGGTGCTGGCCAACGGCTACTCGGGCGCGGGCAAGAGCCTCAAGCCGCACCTGCTCGCGTCGGAGGGCCTGGGATCGGCCCAGCCCTACGCGGTGGGCGGCACGCACCGGCACATCCCCGAGATCGCGCAGAACCTGCGCGCCGCCGGCGCGCCGGAGGTGACGATCTCCTTCACACCGACCCTCGTCCCGATGGCGCGGGGGATCCTCGCGACGGCGACCGCGCGGCTCGCGCCGGGCACGGACCCGTCGGCGGTGCGCGCGGCCTGGGAGTCCGCGTACGCCGACGAGCCGTTCGTGCACCTGCTGCCCCCGGGCCAGTGGCCGACGACGGCGGCGACCCTCGGCGCCAACACGGCGCTGGTGCAGGTGGCCGTCGACGCGCGTGCGGGCCGCGTCGTGACCGTCACCGCGATCGACAACCTCGTCAAGGGCACCGCCGGTGGCGCCCTGCAGTCCCTCAACCTCGCGCTCGGGCTCCCCGAGACGCTCGGCCTCCCCGTGGACGGAGTGGCGCCATGA
- the argJ gene encoding bifunctional glutamate N-acetyltransferase/amino-acid acetyltransferase ArgJ, with protein MTTTITLEGADQRSPGVTAPEGFRASGVTAGLKASGRPDLALVVNDGPLQVGAAVFTTNRVVGHPVTWSRQAVADGVVSAVVLNSGGANVCTGPEGFLDVHRTAETVGAALGVSPGDVVVCSTGLIGERLPIETLLAGVEPARDALSTTGGPAAATAIMTTDTVAKTADMTVPGDDGVWHVGGMAKGAGMLAPGLATMLCVITTDAVVDAATADAALRTATRQTFDRVDSDGCMSTSDTVVLLASGASGVAPDPAAFAAAVTAVAAQLARQLVADAEGATHDIAITVAGAQTQDAALAVARAVSRSNLFKAAIYGNDPNWGRILASVGTVPEEVAAFDPAELDVSINGVMICRAGGAHAPRTDVRLAGQREVHVLVDLHAGDEVVTLWTNDLTHAYVTENSEYST; from the coding sequence ATGACGACGACCATCACGCTCGAGGGCGCCGACCAGCGCTCACCCGGCGTCACCGCCCCCGAGGGCTTCCGCGCGAGCGGCGTGACGGCGGGGCTCAAGGCGTCCGGCCGGCCGGACCTCGCGCTCGTCGTCAACGACGGCCCGCTGCAGGTCGGCGCCGCCGTCTTCACCACCAACCGCGTCGTCGGGCACCCGGTCACCTGGTCGCGGCAGGCCGTCGCGGACGGCGTCGTGAGCGCGGTCGTCCTGAACTCGGGCGGCGCGAACGTGTGCACCGGTCCCGAGGGCTTCCTGGACGTCCACCGCACCGCCGAGACCGTCGGGGCGGCGCTCGGCGTCTCCCCGGGGGACGTCGTCGTGTGCTCGACGGGCCTGATCGGCGAGCGCCTCCCGATCGAGACGCTGCTCGCCGGCGTCGAGCCTGCGCGCGACGCGCTGTCCACCACGGGCGGGCCGGCCGCGGCGACGGCGATCATGACGACCGACACCGTCGCGAAGACCGCCGACATGACGGTCCCGGGCGACGACGGCGTGTGGCACGTGGGCGGCATGGCCAAGGGCGCGGGCATGCTCGCTCCCGGGCTGGCGACGATGCTCTGCGTCATCACGACGGACGCGGTGGTCGACGCCGCGACCGCGGACGCCGCGCTGCGCACCGCGACGCGGCAGACCTTCGACCGCGTCGACTCCGACGGGTGCATGTCCACCTCCGACACGGTCGTGCTCCTGGCCTCGGGTGCCTCGGGCGTCGCGCCGGACCCGGCCGCGTTCGCCGCGGCGGTCACGGCCGTCGCCGCCCAGCTCGCGCGCCAGCTCGTCGCCGACGCGGAGGGCGCGACGCACGACATCGCGATCACGGTCGCGGGCGCGCAGACGCAGGACGCCGCCCTCGCGGTGGCCCGCGCGGTCTCGCGGTCGAACCTCTTCAAGGCCGCGATCTACGGCAACGACCCCAACTGGGGCCGCATCCTCGCCTCGGTCGGCACCGTGCCGGAGGAGGTCGCGGCGTTCGACCCGGCCGAGCTCGACGTCTCGATCAACGGCGTGATGATCTGCCGTGCCGGCGGCGCGCACGCGCCCCGGACCGACGTCCGCCTCGCGGGCCAGCGGGAGGTGCACGTCCTGGTGGACCTCCACGCGGGCGACGAGGTCGTGACGCTCTGGACCAACGACCTGACCCACGCGTACGTCACGGAGAACAGCGAGTACTCGACGTGA